Proteins encoded together in one Staphylococcus aureus window:
- a CDS encoding class I SAM-dependent RNA methyltransferase codes for MFQLLAVCPMGLEAVVAREIQELGYETNVENGRIFFEGDASAIVKANLWLRTADRIKIVVGRFNATTFDELFEQTKALPWESIIDKEGNFPVQGRSVKSTLHSVPDCQAITKKAIVERLRRAYNEKGWLNESGAKYPVEVAILKDNVLLTIDTSGSGLNRRGYRLAQGEAPIKETLAASLIRLANWKGDTPLIDPFCGSGTIAIEACLIAQNIAPGFNREFVSEQWNIMPANIYDDYRDEADKMADYDKEIEVYASDIDPEMVEIAKRNAEEVGLSDIIKFSVKDVNTLTIDTEEPVALIGNPPYGERIGDREEVEEMYRYIGKLMKQHPFLSTYILTSNKEFEYLVDRKATKRRKLFNGYIECTYYQYWGKKTERKTIEN; via the coding sequence ATGTTTCAATTACTTGCAGTTTGTCCGATGGGATTAGAAGCTGTTGTTGCTAGGGAAATTCAAGAATTAGGCTATGAAACAAATGTTGAAAATGGTCGTATATTTTTTGAAGGAGACGCAAGTGCAATTGTAAAGGCAAATTTATGGTTGCGCACAGCAGACCGAATCAAAATTGTTGTTGGACGTTTTAACGCAACAACGTTTGACGAATTATTCGAACAAACCAAAGCGCTCCCTTGGGAATCTATAATTGATAAAGAGGGTAACTTCCCAGTTCAAGGTAGAAGCGTTAAATCAACACTACATAGTGTGCCAGATTGTCAGGCGATAACTAAGAAAGCTATTGTTGAACGATTACGTCGCGCATATAACGAAAAAGGTTGGTTAAATGAATCAGGTGCCAAATACCCTGTTGAAGTTGCCATTTTAAAAGATAATGTATTATTGACTATCGACACATCAGGTTCTGGTTTGAACAGACGTGGTTATAGATTAGCACAAGGTGAAGCACCAATTAAAGAAACGTTGGCAGCAAGTTTAATCCGTCTTGCAAACTGGAAAGGTGATACACCTTTAATTGATCCATTTTGCGGTTCGGGTACAATAGCTATAGAAGCTTGTTTAATTGCTCAAAATATCGCACCTGGTTTTAATCGCGAGTTCGTATCAGAGCAATGGAACATCATGCCAGCAAATATTTATGATGATTACCGTGATGAAGCGGATAAGATGGCTGATTATGATAAAGAAATCGAAGTATATGCTTCTGATATCGATCCAGAAATGGTAGAGATTGCTAAGCGTAACGCTGAAGAAGTTGGGTTGTCTGATATTATTAAATTTAGTGTAAAAGATGTCAATACATTAACAATTGATACAGAAGAACCGGTGGCGTTAATTGGAAATCCTCCATATGGTGAACGTATTGGTGATCGTGAAGAAGTTGAAGAAATGTACCGTTATATTGGTAAACTAATGAAACAACATCCATTTTTATCTACATACATTTTAACAAGTAATAAAGAATTTGAATATTTAGTAGATCGTAAAGCAACAAAGCGACGTAAGTTATTTAATGGATATATAGAATGTACTTATTATCAATACTGGGGTAAAAAGACAGAACGTAAAACTATTGAAAACTAA
- a CDS encoding YpoC family protein: MTNITKEVFDNLEQEIDLFAKNKTLGSSEAKPYLDEYHSKIIDYFKQVNDITGNIDFDKLNQYPVVPMNFKERYDYMIERKYHFMGYRQMKTFKTELIKMNASYQTRLKNKQV, encoded by the coding sequence ATGACAAATATTACAAAAGAGGTATTTGATAATTTAGAACAAGAGATTGATTTATTTGCCAAAAATAAGACATTAGGTTCTAGTGAAGCAAAGCCCTACTTGGATGAATACCATAGTAAAATTATTGATTATTTTAAGCAGGTTAATGACATAACTGGCAATATTGATTTTGATAAATTAAATCAATATCCTGTTGTGCCAATGAATTTTAAAGAAAGATATGATTATATGATTGAACGTAAATATCATTTTATGGGCTATCGACAAATGAAGACCTTTAAAACTGAATTGATTAAAATGAATGCTAGTTATCAAACAAGGTTAAAGAATAAGCAGGTATAG
- a CDS encoding DUF1273 domain-containing protein — MVKTVYVTGYKSFELNIFKDDAPEVHYLKQFIKHKIEQLLDEGLEWVLIQGQMGIELWTAEVVIELQRTYDSLKFAVITPFQGHTEKWNEHNQSKYANIIKHADYVDSIFHTSYQGPFQFKQADQFMLEHSDQTLLIYDEEQEASPKFFKQMLVDFMDKTNYTCDIVTFDELTAFINDLQWSEDQSF; from the coding sequence ATGGTTAAAACAGTTTATGTAACAGGTTACAAATCATTCGAATTAAACATTTTTAAAGATGACGCACCTGAAGTACATTATTTAAAACAATTTATAAAACATAAAATTGAACAACTGTTGGATGAAGGATTAGAATGGGTGTTAATACAAGGGCAAATGGGTATAGAATTATGGACTGCAGAAGTTGTTATTGAATTACAACGAACATATGATTCGTTAAAGTTTGCTGTAATTACACCGTTCCAAGGACATACAGAAAAGTGGAATGAACATAATCAAAGTAAGTATGCCAACATAATTAAGCATGCAGATTATGTTGATAGTATTTTTCATACGTCGTATCAAGGTCCTTTTCAATTTAAACAAGCAGATCAATTTATGCTTGAACATTCGGATCAAACATTGCTCATTTATGATGAGGAACAAGAGGCGAGTCCTAAGTTCTTCAAGCAGATGTTAGTTGATTTTATGGATAAAACAAACTATACTTGTGATATTGTGACGTTCGATGAATTAACAGCATTCATCAATGACTTACAGTGGTCTGAAGATCAAAGTTTCTAA
- a CDS encoding DnaD domain-containing protein gives MDKYQLKARPVVIRRELLDHYSDLGLDEQDLVILLKLIYASETSNKQPSIELLQKGSTMQPRDITMVIQNLIQRELLELQVQKDEEGRFTEYMNLDPFFEKLSHILKQQSMETKELNSKEKFKQLFRVLEDTFARPLSPYEIETLNQWIDVDKHDTAIIQAALDEANSLNKLSFKYIDRILLNWKKNNVKTIDDSRKIREKFNKPKMTHTVKTVPKFDWLNGENLDGK, from the coding sequence ATGGATAAATATCAATTAAAAGCAAGACCTGTAGTGATACGAAGAGAATTATTAGACCATTACAGTGACTTAGGTTTAGATGAGCAAGATTTAGTCATTTTGCTTAAATTGATTTATGCTTCCGAAACATCAAATAAACAGCCTTCAATTGAATTGCTTCAGAAGGGCTCAACTATGCAACCACGTGATATTACAATGGTTATTCAAAATTTGATACAACGTGAATTGCTAGAATTACAAGTTCAAAAAGATGAAGAAGGTAGATTTACCGAATATATGAATCTAGATCCTTTTTTCGAAAAATTAAGTCATATATTGAAGCAACAAAGTATGGAAACGAAAGAGCTAAATAGTAAAGAAAAATTTAAACAATTATTTAGAGTTTTAGAGGATACATTTGCAAGGCCGTTATCTCCATATGAAATAGAAACGTTAAATCAATGGATTGATGTTGATAAACACGATACTGCAATTATACAAGCGGCATTAGACGAGGCGAATAGTTTGAATAAACTTAGCTTTAAATATATAGATCGTATTTTACTTAATTGGAAGAAAAACAATGTCAAAACAATTGACGATTCTAGAAAAATAAGAGAAAAATTCAATAAACCGAAAATGACGCACACAGTTAAAACGGTACCTAAATTTGATTGGTTAAACGGGGAGAACCTTGATGGTAAGTAA
- a CDS encoding transglycosylase domain-containing protein produces MTENKGSSQPKKNGNNGGKSNSKKNRNVKRTIIKIIGFMIIAFFVVLLLGILLFAYYAWKAPAFTEAKLQDPIPAKIYDKNGELVKTLDNGQRHEHVNLKDVPKSMKDAVLATEDNRFYEHGALDYKRLFGAIGKNLTGGFGSEGASTLTQQVVKDAFLSQHKSIGRKAQEAYLSYRLEQEYSKDDIFQVYLNKIYYSDGVTGIKAAAKYYFNKDLKDLNLAEEAYLAGLPQVPNNYNIYDHPKAAEDRKNTVLYLMHYHKRITDKQWEDAKKIDLKANLVNRTPEERQNIDTNQDSEYNSYVNFVKSELMNNKAFKDENLGNVLQSGIKIYTNMDKDVQKTLQNDVDNGSFYKNKDQQVGATILDSKTGGLVAISGGRDFKDVVNRNQATDPHPTGSSLKPFLAYGPAIENMKWATNHAIQDESSYQVDGSTFRNYDTKSHGTVSIYDALRQSFNIPALKAWQSVKQNAGNDAPKKFAAKLGLNYEGDIGPSEVLGGSASEFSPTQLASAFAAIANGGTYNNAHSIQKVVTRDGETIEYDHTSHKAMSDYTAYMLAEMLKGTFKPYGSAYGHGVSGVNMGAKTGTGTYGAETYSQYNLPDNAAKDVWINGFTPQYTMSVWMGFSKVKQYGENSFVGHSQQEYPQFLYENVMSKISSRDGEDFKRPSSVSGSIPSINVSGSQDNNTTNRSTHGGSDTSANSSGTAQSNNNTRSQQSRNSGGLTGIFN; encoded by the coding sequence ATGACGGAAAACAAAGGATCTTCTCAGCCTAAGAAAAACGGTAATAATGGTGGGAAATCCAACTCAAAAAAGAATAGAAATGTGAAGAGAACGATTATTAAGATTATTGGCTTCATGATTATTGCATTTTTCGTTGTTCTTTTACTAGGTATCTTATTGTTTGCTTATTATGCTTGGAAAGCACCTGCTTTTACCGAAGCTAAATTACAAGATCCGATTCCTGCAAAGATATATGACAAGAACGGAGAACTTGTTAAAACATTAGATAATGGCCAAAGACATGAGCATGTAAATTTAAAAGACGTGCCGAAATCAATGAAAGACGCAGTACTTGCAACTGAAGACAATCGTTTCTACGAACATGGCGCACTTGATTATAAACGTTTATTCGGTGCAATTGGTAAGAACTTGACTGGTGGATTTGGTTCTGAAGGTGCCTCAACATTAACACAACAAGTTGTTAAAGATGCATTTTTATCACAACATAAATCTATTGGACGTAAAGCTCAAGAAGCATACTTATCATATCGTTTAGAACAAGAGTATAGTAAAGATGATATCTTCCAAGTATATCTAAACAAAATTTACTATTCTGATGGCGTAACAGGTATTAAAGCTGCTGCTAAGTATTACTTTAATAAAGATTTAAAAGATTTAAACTTAGCGGAAGAAGCTTATTTAGCCGGTTTACCTCAGGTTCCAAACAACTATAATATTTATGATCATCCAAAAGCTGCTGAAGATCGTAAAAACACTGTTTTATACTTAATGCATTATCATAAACGCATTACAGATAAACAGTGGGAAGATGCTAAGAAAATCGATTTAAAAGCGAACTTAGTAAATCGTACTCCTGAAGAACGTCAAAACATTGATACAAATCAAGATTCTGAGTATAATTCATACGTTAACTTTGTAAAATCTGAATTAATGAATAATAAAGCATTCAAAGATGAAAATTTAGGTAATGTATTACAAAGTGGTATTAAAATTTATACAAACATGGATAAAGATGTTCAAAAAACATTACAAAATGATGTTGATAATGGTAGCTTCTACAAGAATAAAGACCAACAAGTTGGTGCAACAATTCTTGATAGTAAAACTGGTGGTTTAGTTGCTATATCTGGTGGACGTGATTTCAAAGACGTCGTTAACAGAAACCAAGCAACAGATCCTCACCCTACTGGTTCATCTTTAAAACCTTTCTTAGCGTATGGACCTGCCATTGAAAATATGAAATGGGCAACAAACCATGCGATTCAAGATGAATCTTCATATCAAGTTGATGGTTCTACATTTAGAAACTATGATACGAAGAGTCACGGTACTGTATCTATTTATGATGCTTTACGACAAAGTTTCAATATCCCAGCTTTAAAAGCTTGGCAATCAGTTAAGCAAAATGCTGGTAATGATGCACCTAAGAAATTCGCTGCCAAACTTGGCTTAAACTACGAAGGCGATATTGGTCCATCTGAAGTACTTGGTGGTTCTGCTTCAGAATTCTCACCAACACAATTAGCATCAGCATTTGCTGCAATCGCTAACGGTGGTACTTATAACAACGCGCATTCAATTCAAAAAGTAGTTACTCGTGATGGTGAAACAATCGAATACGATCATACTAGCCATAAAGCGATGAGTGATTACACTGCATACATGTTAGCTGAGATGCTAAAAGGTACATTTAAACCATATGGTTCTGCATATGGCCATGGTGTATCTGGAGTAAATATGGGTGCTAAGACAGGTACTGGTACTTACGGTGCTGAAACTTATTCACAATATAATTTACCTGATAATGCAGCGAAAGACGTGTGGATTAACGGCTTTACACCTCAATACACTATGTCAGTGTGGATGGGCTTCAGTAAAGTTAAACAATATGGTGAAAACTCATTTGTGGGACATAGCCAACAAGAATATCCACAGTTCTTATATGAAAATGTGATGTCAAAAATTTCATCTAGAGATGGCGAAGACTTTAAACGTCCTAGCTCAGTAAGTGGTAGTATCCCATCAATCAATGTTTCTGGTAGTCAAGATAACAACACTACAAATCGTAGTACACACGGTGGTAGTGACACATCAGCAAACAGCAGTGGTACTGCACAATCAAATAACAATACTAGATCTCAACAATCTAGAAACAGCGGTGGATTAACAGGTATATTCAACTAA
- a CDS encoding YppE family protein produces the protein MNDVVESLIYEVNNMQQNFENVKSQQQDHDFYQTVKPYTEHIDSILNEIKLHREFIIEVPYMNSRKFELLIANIEQLSVECHFKRTSRKLFIEKLKSVQYDLQNILDGVTKEGTDG, from the coding sequence ATGAATGATGTAGTCGAATCACTAATTTATGAAGTTAACAACATGCAACAAAATTTTGAAAATGTGAAATCACAACAACAAGATCATGATTTTTACCAAACTGTAAAGCCATATACTGAACATATTGATAGCATACTCAATGAGATCAAATTACATCGTGAATTTATTATAGAAGTACCTTATATGAATTCAAGGAAATTTGAGCTACTGATTGCTAACATTGAACAACTTTCTGTCGAATGTCATTTTAAGCGAACAAGTCGAAAGTTATTTATAGAAAAGCTTAAAAGTGTTCAATATGATTTACAAAATATATTAGATGGCGTAACAAAAGAGGGTACTGATGGTTAA
- the nth gene encoding endonuclease III: MVSKKKALEMIDVIANMFPDAECELKHDNPFELTIAVLLSAQCTDVLVNRVTTELFKKYKTPEDYLAVSDEELMNDIRSIGLYRNKAKNIKKLCQSLIDQFNGEIPQTHKELESLAGVGRKTANVVMSVAFDEPSLAVDTHVERVSKRLGINRWKDNVRQVEDRLCSVIPRDRWNRSHHQLIFFGRYHCLARKPKCDICPLLEDCREGQKRYKASLKEA, translated from the coding sequence ATGGTAAGTAAGAAAAAAGCATTAGAAATGATTGATGTTATAGCAAATATGTTTCCGGATGCAGAATGTGAATTAAAACATGATAATCCGTTCGAATTAACTATTGCTGTATTATTGTCAGCGCAATGTACAGACGTTCTAGTAAATAGAGTAACAACTGAGCTGTTTAAAAAATACAAAACGCCTGAAGATTATTTGGCAGTCAGTGATGAAGAACTTATGAATGATATTCGTTCTATCGGTCTGTATCGTAACAAAGCTAAGAATATTAAGAAACTTTGTCAATCTTTGATTGATCAATTTAATGGAGAAATACCACAAACACATAAGGAATTAGAAAGTTTAGCAGGTGTAGGACGTAAAACTGCTAATGTAGTCATGAGTGTAGCATTTGATGAACCTTCATTAGCTGTTGATACGCATGTAGAACGTGTTTCTAAACGCTTAGGTATTAATCGTTGGAAAGATAATGTGAGACAGGTAGAAGACCGTTTATGTTCTGTCATACCTAGAGATAGATGGAATAGGAGCCATCATCAACTCATTTTCTTTGGAAGATACCACTGTTTAGCCCGAAAACCTAAATGCGATATTTGTCCACTATTAGAAGATTGTAGAGAAGGACAAAAACGTTATAAAGCTAGTTTGAAAGAAGCGTGA
- the gpsB gene encoding cell division regulator GpsB codes for MSDVSLKLSAKDIYEKDFEKTMARGYRREEVDAFLDDIIADYQKMADMNNEVVKLSEENHKLKKELEELRLRVATSRPQDNKSFSSNNTTTNTSSNNVDILKRISNLEKAVFGK; via the coding sequence ATGTCAGATGTTTCATTGAAATTATCAGCAAAAGATATTTATGAAAAAGATTTTGAAAAAACGATGGCTCGTGGCTATAGAAGAGAAGAAGTAGATGCATTTTTAGATGACATTATTGCTGATTATCAAAAAATGGCCGATATGAATAATGAAGTTGTAAAATTATCAGAAGAGAATCATAAACTTAAAAAAGAATTAGAAGAATTAAGACTACGTGTAGCAACATCAAGACCTCAGGACAATAAAAGTTTTTCTTCGAATAATACAACAACAAATACATCTTCAAATAATGTAGATATTTTAAAACGTATTTCAAACTTAGAAAAAGCTGTATTTGGTAAATAA
- the asnS gene encoding asparagine--tRNA ligase, whose protein sequence is MKTTIKQAKDHLNQDVTIGAWLTNKRSSGKIAFLQLRDGTGFMQGVVVKSEVDEEVFKLAKEITQESSLYVTGTITEDNRSDLGYEMQVKSIEVISEAHDYPITPKNHGTEFLMDHRHLWLRSKKQHAVMKIRNEVIRATYEFFNKDGFTKVDPPILTASAPEGTSELFHTKYFDQDAFLSQSGQLYLEAAAMAHGKVFSFGPTFRAEKSKTRRHLIEFWMIEGEMAFTNHAESLEIQEQYVTHVVKSVLENCKLELKILERDTSKLEKVATPFPRISYDDAIEFLKAEGFDDIEWGEDFGAPHETAIANHYDLPVFITNYPTKIKPFYMQPNPENEETVLCADLIAPEGYGEIIGGSERVDDLELLEQRVKEHGLDEEAYSYYLDLRRYGSVPHCGFGLGLERTVAWISGVEHVRETAPFPRLLNRLYP, encoded by the coding sequence ATGAAAACAACGATTAAACAAGCGAAAGATCATTTAAACCAAGACGTTACAATTGGTGCTTGGTTAACAAATAAACGTTCAAGTGGTAAAATCGCCTTTTTACAATTACGTGATGGAACAGGCTTTATGCAAGGCGTAGTAGTTAAATCAGAAGTTGATGAAGAGGTATTCAAACTTGCGAAAGAAATTACTCAAGAATCATCTCTATACGTTACAGGCACAATTACAGAAGATAATCGTTCTGACTTAGGATACGAAATGCAAGTGAAATCAATTGAAGTTATTTCAGAAGCGCATGACTATCCGATTACACCTAAAAATCATGGTACAGAATTCTTAATGGATCACCGTCATTTATGGTTACGTTCTAAAAAACAACATGCTGTAATGAAAATTAGAAATGAAGTTATTCGTGCAACGTATGAATTTTTCAACAAAGATGGATTTACAAAGGTTGATCCACCAATTTTGACAGCAAGTGCGCCAGAAGGTACAAGTGAATTATTCCATACTAAATACTTTGATCAAGATGCGTTTTTATCTCAAAGTGGTCAGTTATACTTAGAAGCTGCAGCAATGGCACACGGAAAAGTATTTTCATTTGGTCCAACTTTCAGAGCTGAAAAATCAAAAACACGTAGACACTTGATCGAGTTCTGGATGATTGAAGGAGAAATGGCTTTCACAAATCATGCTGAAAGTTTAGAAATTCAAGAACAATATGTAACACATGTTGTAAAATCAGTTTTAGAAAATTGTAAACTAGAGTTGAAAATTTTAGAGCGTGATACATCAAAACTTGAAAAAGTTGCGACACCATTCCCTAGAATTTCATATGATGATGCAATTGAATTCTTAAAAGCAGAAGGCTTTGATGATATTGAATGGGGCGAAGATTTTGGTGCGCCACATGAAACAGCCATTGCTAATCATTATGATTTACCGGTGTTTATTACTAATTATCCAACTAAAATTAAGCCTTTCTATATGCAACCAAATCCTGAAAATGAAGAAACTGTATTATGTGCAGACTTAATTGCACCTGAAGGATACGGTGAAATTATTGGTGGATCTGAACGTGTGGATGACTTAGAATTGTTAGAACAACGCGTTAAAGAACATGGATTAGACGAAGAAGCATATAGTTACTACTTAGACTTACGTCGTTATGGTAGTGTGCCACACTGTGGATTTGGTTTAGGTTTAGAGCGTACAGTAGCATGGATTTCTGGTGTTGAACACGTTCGTGAAACAGCGCCATTCCCAAGATTATTAAACCGTTTATATCCATAA
- the recU gene encoding Holliday junction resolvase RecU produces MNYPNGKPYRKNSAIDGGKKTAAFSNIEYGGRGMSLEKDIEHSNTFYLKSDIAVIHKKPTPVQIVNVNYPKRSKAVINEAYFRTPSTTDYNGVYQGYYIDFEAKETKNKTSFPLNNIHDHQVEHMKNAYQQKGIVFLMIRFKTLDEVYLLPYSKFEVFWKRYKDNIKKSITVDEIRKNGYHIPYQYQPRLDYLKAVDKLILDESEDRV; encoded by the coding sequence ATGAATTATCCAAATGGTAAACCATATCGTAAAAATAGTGCTATAGACGGAGGGAAAAAGACCGCTGCCTTTAGTAATATTGAGTATGGTGGACGTGGTATGTCACTTGAAAAAGATATCGAACATTCAAATACGTTTTATCTTAAAAGCGACATTGCAGTTATTCACAAAAAGCCTACGCCAGTACAAATAGTTAATGTCAACTATCCTAAGCGGAGTAAAGCTGTGATTAACGAAGCTTATTTTCGTACACCTTCAACAACTGATTACAACGGCGTTTATCAAGGTTATTATATTGATTTTGAAGCAAAGGAAACTAAAAACAAGACGTCCTTTCCTTTAAATAATATTCATGACCATCAAGTCGAACATATGAAAAATGCATATCAACAAAAAGGTATTGTGTTTTTAATGATTCGTTTTAAAACGCTAGATGAAGTTTATCTTTTACCCTATTCAAAATTCGAAGTATTTTGGAAGAGATATAAAGATAATATTAAAAAGTCTATAACAGTTGATGAAATACGAAAAAATGGTTACCATATTCCTTATCAGTATCAACCAAGATTAGACTATCTAAAAGCAGTTGATAAGTTGATATTAGATGAAAGTGAGGACCGCGTATGA